Proteins found in one Sphingomonas sp. SORGH_AS_0879 genomic segment:
- a CDS encoding DUF333 domain-containing protein: MKSLYAIVACAALALPGVAQAMPNPASAFCGKMGGRSVMAKLPDGATVGLCYLPGNKIVEEWTLFRMMNGKTPAPHRNPFL, encoded by the coding sequence ATGAAGTCCCTGTACGCGATCGTCGCTTGCGCCGCGCTGGCCCTGCCGGGCGTCGCGCAGGCCATGCCCAACCCCGCATCCGCTTTTTGCGGCAAGATGGGCGGCCGTTCGGTGATGGCCAAGCTGCCGGACGGCGCGACGGTCGGGCTATGCTATCTGCCCGGCAATAAGATCGTCGAGGAGTGGACGCTGTTCCGCATGATGAACGGCAAGACGCCCGCGCCGCACCGCAATCCTTTCCTCTGA
- a CDS encoding Gfo/Idh/MocA family protein — protein MAGRKLKLAMAGGGEGAFIGGVHRMAAALDGDWQLVAGTFSSDAERNRRSGESLGLSPDRVHASIEALLADERARPEGERIDAVAIVTPNHLHAPMAIAALNAGFPVFSEKPMAMNLAEAKAIADAARASGQLYALAFTYSGYPMVEEARARIARGDFGAIRLVHVEYVQGWLSSPLDREGNKQAEWRTDPARAGLGGALGDIGTHAFQLAEHVSGLTVEALSADVTTHVPGRMLDDDVNVLLRFAEGARGTLRATQVAAGEENGLRLRIHGEKGGLEWSQMEPNTLTLRWLDRPAEIVRAGGPGLSGTTLPRLRTPSGHPEGYIEAFGNLYRAVAGNLRDGGSAEGGALGEATWFPGLESGLRTMAFVEAVLANAQADEKWTLLSL, from the coding sequence ATGGCGGGACGCAAGCTGAAACTGGCGATGGCGGGCGGTGGCGAAGGCGCGTTTATCGGCGGCGTGCACCGGATGGCGGCGGCGCTGGACGGCGACTGGCAACTGGTCGCGGGGACGTTCAGCAGCGATGCGGAGCGCAACCGACGCAGCGGGGAATCGCTCGGCCTCTCCCCCGACCGGGTCCACGCCTCGATCGAGGCGCTGCTCGCCGACGAACGCGCCCGACCCGAGGGGGAGCGGATCGACGCGGTGGCGATCGTTACCCCCAATCACCTCCACGCGCCGATGGCGATCGCCGCGCTGAACGCGGGCTTTCCGGTGTTCAGCGAAAAGCCGATGGCGATGAACCTCGCCGAAGCCAAGGCCATTGCGGATGCCGCACGCGCATCCGGCCAACTCTATGCCCTCGCCTTCACCTATAGCGGCTATCCCATGGTCGAGGAGGCCCGCGCCCGCATCGCACGCGGCGACTTTGGGGCGATCCGGCTGGTCCATGTCGAATATGTCCAGGGCTGGCTCAGCAGCCCGCTCGACCGCGAGGGCAACAAGCAGGCCGAATGGCGCACCGATCCCGCCCGCGCGGGGCTGGGCGGCGCGTTGGGCGATATCGGCACCCACGCCTTCCAGCTTGCCGAGCATGTCTCCGGCCTGACGGTCGAGGCCTTGTCGGCGGACGTGACCACCCATGTTCCGGGGCGAATGCTGGACGACGATGTCAACGTCCTGCTCCGCTTTGCCGAGGGCGCGCGCGGCACGTTGCGCGCGACGCAGGTGGCGGCGGGCGAGGAGAACGGCCTGCGCCTGCGCATTCACGGCGAGAAGGGCGGATTGGAATGGTCGCAGATGGAGCCCAACACGCTCACTCTGCGCTGGCTCGACCGTCCCGCGGAGATCGTGCGGGCGGGCGGCCCCGGCCTGTCCGGGACCACCCTGCCACGACTGCGCACCCCCTCGGGCCATCCGGAGGGCTATATCGAGGCGTTCGGCAACCTCTACCGCGCGGTCGCGGGAAACTTGCGCGATGGCGGCTCAGCGGAGGGCGGCGCATTGGGCGAGGCGACCTGGTTCCCCGGCCTGGAATCCGGCCTGCGCACCATGGCCTTTGTCGAGGCGGTATTGGCCAATGCCCAGGCCGATGAGAAGTGGACGCTACTATCGCTTTAG
- a CDS encoding cytochrome c family protein has protein sequence MRQLFWLAALPGAVALVVAANAPSTAQSAPAAGAQAFAACRACHTLNKGGRNGVGPNLNGVFGRQAGTVPGFNYSPAMKASGLKWDDKTLGEFIAAPMKKVPGTRMPIGVADPAKRAALIAYLKAETAK, from the coding sequence ATGAGGCAGCTATTTTGGCTGGCCGCATTGCCGGGTGCCGTGGCGCTTGTCGTGGCCGCGAATGCGCCATCGACGGCCCAGTCCGCCCCCGCCGCCGGGGCGCAGGCCTTCGCCGCCTGTCGCGCCTGCCATACGCTCAACAAGGGTGGCCGCAACGGCGTCGGCCCCAATCTGAACGGCGTGTTCGGTCGGCAGGCCGGGACGGTTCCGGGCTTCAACTATTCGCCCGCGATGAAGGCGTCCGGGTTGAAATGGGATGACAAGACGCTGGGTGAGTTCATCGCCGCGCCGATGAAGAAGGTGCCGGGCACGCGGATGCCGATCGGCGTTGCCGACCCCGCCAAGCGCGCCGCGCTGATCGCATATCTCAAGGCCGAGACCGCCAAATGA
- a CDS encoding sugar phosphate isomerase/epimerase family protein, with protein MRGPSIFLAQFMGDAAPFDTLDSAARWMAEAGYEGVQIPTWDARCIDLKLAAESQDYCDDLAGRCADAGVAITELSTHLQGQLVAVHPAYDAAFDGFAPEAVRGKPAERQQWAVGQLLYAARASRRLGLKAHATFSGALLWPFVYPWPQRPGGLVAEGFAELGKRWRPILDAFEEEGVDLCYELHPGEDLHDGTTFERFLDAVGGHARANILYDPSHFVLQAMDYLQFIDFYHDRIRMFHVKDAEFNPTGRAGVYGSYSEWIDRPGRFRSLGDGQVDFGGIFSKLTQYGYAGWAVLEWECCLKHPEDGAREGAPFIAAHMIRRAERAFDDFAGGGDPAANRHWLGL; from the coding sequence ATGCGCGGACCGAGCATTTTCCTGGCCCAGTTCATGGGCGACGCCGCGCCGTTCGACACGCTGGATTCGGCGGCGCGCTGGATGGCGGAGGCGGGCTATGAGGGCGTGCAGATCCCGACCTGGGACGCGCGCTGCATCGACCTGAAACTCGCCGCCGAGAGCCAGGATTATTGCGACGATCTGGCCGGGCGTTGCGCCGATGCCGGGGTGGCGATCACCGAATTGTCGACCCATTTGCAGGGTCAGTTGGTCGCGGTCCATCCGGCCTATGACGCGGCGTTCGACGGCTTTGCGCCCGAAGCGGTGCGAGGCAAGCCCGCCGAGCGACAGCAATGGGCGGTCGGGCAACTCCTTTACGCCGCCAGGGCGAGTCGGCGGCTGGGGTTGAAGGCGCACGCGACCTTCTCCGGCGCGCTGCTCTGGCCTTTCGTCTATCCCTGGCCGCAGCGGCCCGGCGGTCTGGTCGCGGAAGGCTTCGCCGAACTCGGCAAGCGCTGGCGACCGATCCTTGATGCGTTCGAGGAAGAGGGCGTCGACCTTTGCTACGAACTCCATCCGGGGGAGGATCTGCACGACGGCACGACCTTCGAGCGGTTCCTGGACGCGGTCGGCGGCCATGCCCGCGCCAACATCCTCTACGACCCCAGCCATTTCGTGTTGCAGGCGATGGACTATCTCCAGTTCATCGATTTCTACCACGACCGCATCCGCATGTTCCACGTCAAGGATGCCGAGTTCAACCCGACCGGCCGCGCGGGTGTCTATGGCAGTTACAGTGAATGGATCGACCGGCCCGGACGATTCCGCTCGCTGGGCGACGGGCAGGTCGATTTCGGCGGCATCTTCTCGAAGCTGACCCAATATGGCTATGCCGGTTGGGCGGTGCTGGAATGGGAATGCTGCCTGAAGCACCCGGAGGACGGCGCGCGCGAAGGGGCGCCCTTCATCGCCGCGCACATGATCCGCCGGGCGGAACGCGCCTTTGACGACTTCGCCGGTGGGGGCGATCCGGCCGCCAACAGGCACTGGCTGGGACTTTAA
- a CDS encoding sugar MFS transporter, whose translation MEAIPGNRSRLFWLSVLALFTAAASAALRAAVASSLKVEWIDPIAPVEAGELIGSALGSAFLGFAATLFVASALLDRIGARRMLIGCGLCFLIGTAAIIGAGQVATGMAVYHIVWGGMLLSGIGWGLAEASINPLTARLYPEETTHRLNVLHAWYPGGLIVGGLAGVLLAELLSWQAIMALVLIPALGVLVMAATTHFPPVPREVRDVGFGGMIAEVFKRPSFFVWFGAMFLTAASELAPGQWLDVALSSRVGMRGILLLVYVSALMFVFRHFAGRIAGRLSNPGLLWVSSLMAGIGLFLLSRAQSPVAAILASTVWGLGVCAMWPTMLASVAERYPRGGAWALGLVGSAGALASFFVLPRLGAMFDAAKVELAGGPEAFKRLTGEALRQVEDAAASQSFARLALVPVILLFVFGGIWLAERRRPRPQVAETVA comes from the coding sequence ATGGAAGCGATACCGGGCAATCGGTCGCGGCTGTTCTGGCTGAGCGTGCTGGCGCTGTTTACGGCGGCGGCAAGCGCGGCCTTGCGCGCGGCGGTGGCGAGCAGCCTGAAGGTGGAGTGGATCGATCCCATCGCGCCGGTCGAAGCGGGCGAGTTGATCGGATCGGCGCTGGGTTCGGCCTTTCTGGGCTTTGCCGCGACCTTGTTCGTGGCGAGCGCGCTGCTCGACCGGATCGGTGCGCGGCGGATGCTGATCGGCTGCGGCCTGTGTTTCCTGATCGGAACGGCGGCGATCATCGGGGCAGGCCAGGTCGCCACCGGCATGGCGGTCTATCACATCGTCTGGGGCGGGATGCTCCTGAGCGGGATCGGCTGGGGGCTGGCGGAGGCGTCGATCAACCCGCTGACCGCGCGGCTTTACCCGGAAGAGACGACTCACCGACTGAACGTCCTCCATGCCTGGTATCCCGGCGGGCTGATCGTCGGCGGGCTGGCGGGCGTGTTGCTGGCCGAACTCCTGTCATGGCAGGCGATCATGGCGCTGGTGCTGATCCCGGCGCTGGGCGTGCTGGTGATGGCGGCGACCACGCATTTCCCGCCGGTCCCGCGCGAAGTCCGTGACGTCGGTTTCGGCGGCATGATCGCGGAGGTGTTCAAGCGCCCCAGCTTCTTCGTATGGTTCGGCGCGATGTTCCTGACCGCCGCGTCCGAACTGGCACCCGGCCAGTGGCTCGACGTGGCGCTCAGCAGCCGGGTGGGCATGCGCGGCATTCTCCTCCTCGTCTATGTCAGCGCGCTGATGTTCGTGTTCCGCCATTTCGCCGGGCGGATCGCGGGGCGGCTGTCCAATCCGGGGCTACTCTGGGTGTCGAGCCTGATGGCGGGGATCGGCCTGTTCCTGCTGTCGCGGGCACAGTCGCCGGTGGCGGCGATCCTGGCTTCGACCGTCTGGGGGCTGGGCGTCTGCGCGATGTGGCCGACCATGCTCGCCTCGGTCGCCGAGCGTTATCCGCGCGGCGGGGCCTGGGCGCTGGGACTGGTCGGATCGGCGGGGGCGCTCGCCAGCTTCTTCGTGCTGCCCCGGCTGGGCGCGATGTTCGACGCCGCCAAGGTCGAACTGGCCGGTGGACCGGAGGCGTTCAAGCGGCTGACCGGTGAGGCGCTGCGTCAGGTCGAGGATGCGGCGGCGTCGCAGTCCTTCGCCCGGCTGGCGCTGGTGCCGGTGATCCTGTTGTTCGTCTTCGGCGGTATCTGGCTGGCCGAGCGCCGCCGTCCCCGTCCCCAAGTCGCGGAGACTGTCGCATGA
- a CDS encoding hydroxypyruvate isomerase family protein: protein MNWSRRTVIGGLAAAAPVAALAGQKAGRSSNAARFALGFAPHLGSFASRGESSVEQIAYAADQGFWAWEDNEYRLRPVAEQEAIAKALRDRKMTMGVFVASMPKWSESRPLLGGDDDAERQAFLADIRSAVDVAKRVGARHMTVVTGFMDKKLHPAIQQGRIIDLMRRAGDIVAPHGMTLVMEPLNTRTNHPGVFMQSIAEGYAVARGANSPGVKVLADLYHEQIQSGNLIPTMTLCWDEIGYIQFGDNPGRNEPGSGEVNYANVCRFLKERRYAGVIGMEHGNSVKGRAGEEKLIAAYRAIDPTA, encoded by the coding sequence ATGAACTGGTCGCGTCGCACCGTCATTGGCGGGCTCGCCGCCGCCGCACCCGTCGCGGCCTTGGCGGGGCAGAAGGCGGGCAGATCGTCCAACGCCGCGCGCTTTGCCCTGGGCTTCGCGCCGCATCTGGGCAGCTTCGCCAGCCGGGGGGAGAGTTCGGTCGAACAGATCGCCTATGCCGCGGATCAGGGTTTCTGGGCGTGGGAGGACAATGAATATCGCCTCCGCCCCGTCGCGGAGCAGGAGGCGATCGCCAAGGCCTTGCGCGACCGGAAGATGACGATGGGCGTGTTCGTCGCCTCCATGCCCAAATGGTCGGAATCGCGCCCCTTGCTCGGCGGCGATGACGATGCCGAGCGGCAGGCTTTTCTCGCCGATATCCGCAGCGCGGTCGATGTCGCCAAGCGGGTCGGGGCCAGGCATATGACCGTCGTCACCGGCTTCATGGACAAGAAGCTGCATCCCGCGATTCAGCAGGGGCGGATCATCGACCTGATGCGCCGCGCGGGCGATATCGTCGCGCCGCACGGGATGACGCTGGTGATGGAGCCGCTCAACACCCGGACCAACCATCCGGGCGTGTTCATGCAGTCGATCGCGGAAGGCTATGCGGTGGCGCGCGGGGCGAACAGTCCGGGCGTGAAGGTGCTCGCCGACCTCTATCACGAGCAGATCCAGTCGGGGAATCTGATCCCGACGATGACGCTGTGCTGGGACGAGATCGGCTATATCCAGTTCGGCGACAATCCGGGCCGAAACGAGCCGGGCAGCGGCGAGGTCAACTATGCCAATGTCTGCCGCTTCCTGAAGGAGCGCCGCTATGCCGGGGTGATCGGCATGGAGCATGGCAATTCGGTCAAGGGCCGGGCGGGCGAAGAAAAGCTGATCGCGGCATACCGCGCGATCGATCCGACAGCATGA
- a CDS encoding DUF1080 domain-containing protein produces MRAFPLIALVMASGATAQDKPGLGFRDTPMLPGGQWHVHDPDRPAPKVVTPSAQPGGAPSDAVVLFDGRSMDAWTPSGKPWLLQNGVMTVPPRDGKGESLLVSKQSFGDVQMHLEFRSPNPPRKSSQDRGNSGIWFMQRYEVQILDGYDNPTYADGQVGAVYAWKPPLVNAARKPGEWQSYDIIFERPRFVADGKLLRPAYVTALLNGVVVQNHQAMLGTTIWRQVEKYQAHGDAAPIQLQDHDSPVSFRNIWVRPLPPEAIAQDLPEDAR; encoded by the coding sequence ATGCGGGCATTTCCATTGATCGCGTTGGTCATGGCGAGTGGTGCCACGGCGCAGGACAAGCCGGGCCTGGGGTTCCGCGACACGCCGATGCTGCCCGGCGGCCAATGGCATGTTCATGACCCAGACCGGCCCGCACCCAAGGTGGTGACTCCGTCCGCGCAACCCGGCGGTGCGCCGTCCGACGCGGTGGTGCTGTTCGACGGACGCTCGATGGATGCCTGGACGCCCAGCGGCAAGCCATGGCTGCTCCAGAACGGGGTGATGACCGTGCCGCCGCGCGACGGCAAGGGCGAGAGCCTGTTGGTCAGCAAGCAGAGCTTCGGCGATGTCCAGATGCATCTCGAATTCCGCTCGCCCAACCCGCCGCGGAAGAGTTCGCAGGATCGCGGTAATAGCGGCATCTGGTTCATGCAGCGCTATGAGGTGCAGATCCTCGACGGCTATGACAACCCGACCTATGCCGATGGGCAGGTGGGGGCGGTCTATGCCTGGAAGCCGCCGCTGGTGAATGCGGCGCGAAAGCCCGGCGAGTGGCAGAGCTATGACATCATCTTCGAGCGGCCCCGCTTCGTCGCCGATGGCAAGCTGCTGCGGCCCGCTTATGTCACCGCTCTGCTGAACGGCGTGGTGGTGCAGAACCACCAGGCGATGCTCGGCACCACCATCTGGCGGCAGGTGGAGAAATACCAGGCGCATGGCGATGCCGCGCCGATCCAGCTTCAGGATCACGACTCGCCCGTTTCGTTCCGCAATATCTGGGTCCGCCCGCTGCCGCCCGAGGCGATCGCGCAGGACCTGCCGGAGGATGCCCGATGA
- a CDS encoding gluconate 2-dehydrogenase subunit 3 family protein, translating to MIAHPHIDRRHALAGITAMFGSALFAPIARAAGAVEQTRGSIPVISDGPPSVAVFTPTQRATMVALSERVIPTTDTPGAIAAKVPEFIEKMLADWSLPEDRVPIIAGLNAIEARSQSVNRTPAAKATPAQQDTLLTEAMEGVLPEGRAFFEPFRQLVITGYYTSEIGITQEREYLPVPGEYNGAFPYSQVNKVYSA from the coding sequence ATGATCGCCCACCCCCATATCGACCGCAGACACGCCCTGGCGGGGATCACCGCCATGTTCGGCTCCGCGCTGTTCGCCCCCATCGCCCGTGCGGCGGGTGCGGTCGAGCAGACGCGAGGGAGCATCCCCGTCATCTCCGACGGCCCGCCCAGCGTCGCCGTCTTCACCCCGACCCAGCGCGCGACGATGGTCGCCCTGTCGGAGCGGGTGATCCCGACCACCGACACGCCCGGCGCGATCGCGGCCAAGGTGCCCGAGTTCATCGAGAAAATGCTCGCCGACTGGTCGCTGCCCGAAGACCGGGTGCCGATCATCGCCGGGTTGAACGCGATCGAGGCGCGAAGCCAGAGCGTCAACCGCACCCCCGCCGCCAAGGCGACGCCCGCGCAACAGGACACGCTGCTGACCGAGGCGATGGAGGGCGTCCTGCCCGAAGGCCGCGCCTTTTTCGAGCCGTTCCGGCAACTGGTCATCACCGGCTATTACACGTCGGAGATCGGCATCACGCAGGAGCGCGAATATCTGCCCGTGCCCGGCGAATATAATGGTGCCTTCCCCTATTCTCAGGTCAACAAGGTGTATTCGGCATGA
- a CDS encoding sugar phosphate isomerase/epimerase, which translates to MIDRRSLMGAGLGLGAAALVPGRAQAAQLGAIGLQLYTIRELFSADPVKTLEAVAKIGYREIEYGGGGYDAMDHAMLRRTQDRLGLKAPSVHIGYDALLGDFDKCVTMAKTLGADTVVLPYMTDEHRTEAGWNAALPNFNRFAEGLKKAGLGFAYHNHDFEFTNKPGGVSLYERLLKGTDPALVKLEIDLYWAIHAGEDAAALIRRLAGLRIYAYHVKDARADGSMTAVGAGRIDFAALFKLNRLAGVKHFYVENDQAPAPYLPDITTSFRTLRALRF; encoded by the coding sequence ATGATCGATCGGCGTTCGCTCATGGGGGCTGGCCTTGGCCTTGGCGCGGCGGCGCTGGTGCCGGGTCGCGCACAGGCCGCGCAACTCGGGGCCATCGGGTTGCAACTCTATACGATCCGCGAGCTGTTCTCCGCCGATCCGGTCAAGACCTTGGAGGCGGTGGCGAAGATTGGTTACCGCGAGATCGAATATGGCGGTGGCGGCTATGATGCGATGGACCATGCCATGCTTCGCCGCACGCAGGACCGGCTGGGGCTGAAAGCGCCATCGGTTCATATCGGTTACGACGCGCTGCTTGGCGATTTCGACAAATGCGTGACGATGGCCAAGACGCTGGGCGCGGATACGGTCGTGCTGCCCTATATGACCGACGAGCATCGGACGGAGGCGGGCTGGAACGCGGCGCTGCCCAATTTCAACCGCTTCGCCGAGGGGCTGAAGAAGGCTGGTCTCGGCTTCGCCTATCACAATCACGATTTCGAGTTCACCAACAAGCCGGGCGGCGTCAGCCTCTATGAGCGGTTGCTCAAGGGCACCGACCCGGCGCTCGTGAAGCTGGAGATCGACCTCTATTGGGCGATCCATGCGGGCGAGGATGCGGCGGCGCTGATCCGGCGGCTGGCCGGGCTGCGGATTTACGCTTACCACGTCAAGGATGCGCGCGCCGACGGCAGCATGACCGCGGTGGGCGCGGGCCGGATCGACTTCGCCGCGCTCTTCAAGTTGAACAGGCTGGCGGGCGTGAAGCATTTCTATGTCGAGAATGATCAGGCGCCCGCGCCCTATCTGCCCGACATCACGACCAGTTTCCGGACGCTGCGCGCCTTGCGCTTTTAA
- a CDS encoding GMC family oxidoreductase: MAATNRFDAIVIGSGISGGFAAKELTEKGLRVLMLDRGVMVEHGEGYPYDGKPPFEVPARNIMPKPLVESDYFIAKYGYVAPSNQKFYNDDRLNPYAYDEGSKFYWIRPGAVGGKSLIWGRWSFRWSPDDFEANKREGVAADWPIRYDDVAPWYSYVEKYIGVSGSRENLPYLPDSEFQPPIPMNVAEKWLKERLEGQFPGRKLIHTRLSNMTEDKPDQNRTKCQFRNQCGNGCSFGAYFSTQAVTLPAARATGRLTLQSDAVVTGIDYDPAKKKVTGVRYIDARTGQAQTVAANLVFVCASAMASVQILMNSRAPGSERSHFDSSGTLGRYVMDHIFRVGVSGEIPGMDDLIEYGRRPGGVYVPRFRNLKGDEGLGFKRGYGYQGSAYRNAAKPVGFGAEMKHGMRRYGPWQFSMGAFGECLPYEDNRISLHSSKADRFGVPLLKFDVTFRDNELKMMADARREGEAMLRAAGLKNVTSGEQEHVPGDAIHEMGGARMGADPRQSVLNKWSQAHDASNLYVTDGAQMASVSCVNPSLTFMALTARAADHAVKGLKAGAV, from the coding sequence ATGGCGGCGACGAACCGTTTCGACGCGATCGTGATCGGGTCGGGTATCAGCGGCGGTTTCGCCGCCAAGGAACTGACCGAAAAGGGCCTGCGTGTCCTGATGCTCGACCGGGGCGTCATGGTGGAGCATGGCGAGGGCTATCCCTATGACGGCAAGCCGCCGTTCGAGGTGCCCGCGCGCAACATCATGCCCAAGCCTTTGGTGGAGAGCGACTATTTCATCGCGAAATATGGCTATGTCGCGCCCAGCAACCAGAAATTCTACAATGACGACCGGCTGAACCCCTATGCCTATGACGAGGGGAGCAAATTCTACTGGATCCGGCCCGGCGCGGTGGGCGGCAAGTCGCTGATCTGGGGCCGCTGGTCCTTCCGCTGGAGCCCGGACGATTTCGAGGCGAACAAGCGCGAGGGCGTCGCCGCCGACTGGCCGATCCGCTACGACGATGTCGCGCCCTGGTACTCGTACGTCGAGAAATATATCGGCGTGTCGGGCTCGCGCGAGAATCTGCCCTATCTGCCCGACAGCGAATTCCAGCCGCCGATCCCGATGAACGTGGCGGAGAAATGGTTGAAGGAACGGCTGGAGGGCCAGTTTCCGGGGCGCAAGCTGATCCACACCCGCCTGTCCAACATGACCGAGGACAAGCCCGACCAGAACCGCACCAAATGCCAGTTCCGTAACCAGTGCGGCAATGGCTGTTCCTTCGGGGCCTATTTCTCGACCCAGGCGGTGACGCTGCCCGCCGCGCGCGCGACCGGGCGGCTGACGCTCCAGTCGGATGCGGTGGTGACGGGGATCGATTACGATCCTGCCAAGAAGAAGGTCACCGGCGTCCGCTATATCGACGCGAGGACGGGGCAGGCACAGACGGTGGCGGCGAACCTGGTCTTCGTCTGTGCCTCGGCCATGGCGTCGGTGCAGATCCTGATGAACTCGCGCGCGCCGGGCTCGGAGCGGAGCCATTTCGACTCGAGCGGAACATTGGGTCGTTACGTCATGGACCATATCTTCCGCGTCGGCGTGTCCGGCGAGATTCCGGGCATGGACGACCTGATCGAATATGGCCGCCGTCCGGGCGGGGTCTATGTGCCGCGCTTTCGCAATCTGAAGGGCGACGAAGGGCTGGGGTTCAAGCGCGGCTATGGCTATCAGGGGTCTGCCTATCGCAACGCCGCCAAGCCGGTCGGCTTCGGCGCGGAGATGAAGCACGGGATGCGCCGCTATGGCCCATGGCAGTTCAGCATGGGCGCGTTCGGCGAGTGCCTGCCCTATGAAGACAATCGCATCTCACTCCACAGCAGCAAGGCCGATCGTTTCGGGGTGCCGTTGCTGAAGTTCGACGTCACCTTCCGCGACAATGAGCTGAAGATGATGGCCGATGCCCGGCGCGAGGGCGAGGCGATGCTGCGCGCGGCGGGGCTGAAGAACGTGACCAGCGGCGAGCAGGAGCATGTGCCCGGCGACGCGATCCATGAAATGGGCGGCGCGCGCATGGGCGCGGACCCGCGCCAGTCGGTGCTCAACAAATGGAGCCAGGCGCATGACGCCTCCAACCTCTATGTCACCGATGGCGCACAGATGGCGTCGGTGTCGTGCGTCAACCCGTCGCTGACCTTCATGGCGCTGACCGCGCGTGCGGCCGATCATGCGGTCAAGGGGTTGAAGGCGGGGGCGGTCTGA
- a CDS encoding LacI family DNA-binding transcriptional regulator, translating to MEKPATASPAMTIRKPEGVTIRAVAERAGVSAMTVSNVINGTGKVGPVTRATVLAAIEELGYRPNIAARRLAKARATTLGLVYSDRRTPFIDSVLLGALRATNARGLQFIAQAEEGLTREAAEAAVRALVQSGAAAVLLVPPFAELLSGSGLFEKLGVAAAAIATGRGLPDISTVRVDNRVAMAAMTAHVVDRGHRRIGFLAGPTSFSVADERLAGFREGMAANGLPVDPALVIRGGFDPASGAEAGRALLSLPDRPTAILCSSDDMAAGLIGEAHRMGLRLPQDLAVTGFDDTAIAARLWPPLTVIRQPVGDMAFRAVEQVLASLRSRQVEDRVVEFELVTRESVAGG from the coding sequence ATGGAAAAGCCCGCTACCGCATCCCCCGCCATGACCATCCGCAAGCCCGAAGGCGTCACCATCCGCGCGGTCGCCGAGCGTGCGGGTGTGTCGGCGATGACCGTGTCCAACGTCATCAACGGCACGGGCAAGGTCGGTCCCGTGACCCGCGCGACGGTGCTCGCGGCGATCGAGGAACTGGGATACCGGCCCAATATCGCCGCGCGGCGACTGGCCAAGGCGCGGGCGACGACGCTGGGGCTGGTCTATAGCGACCGGCGGACGCCGTTCATCGACTCGGTGTTGCTCGGCGCATTGCGCGCGACCAATGCGCGGGGCCTGCAATTCATCGCCCAGGCTGAGGAAGGGCTGACCCGCGAGGCGGCGGAAGCGGCGGTGCGCGCGCTGGTGCAGAGCGGCGCGGCGGCGGTGCTCCTCGTCCCGCCCTTTGCCGAATTGCTCAGCGGGTCGGGGCTGTTCGAAAAACTGGGCGTCGCGGCGGCGGCGATCGCGACGGGGCGGGGGCTGCCCGACATCTCGACCGTGCGGGTCGACAACCGCGTGGCGATGGCGGCGATGACAGCGCATGTCGTGGACCGGGGGCATCGCCGCATCGGCTTTCTGGCGGGGCCGACCAGCTTTTCCGTCGCGGACGAGCGGCTGGCCGGGTTTCGCGAGGGCATGGCGGCGAATGGATTGCCGGTCGATCCCGCGCTGGTCATTCGGGGCGGTTTCGACCCGGCTTCGGGCGCGGAGGCTGGGCGTGCCCTGTTGTCGCTCCCCGACCGGCCGACCGCGATTCTGTGCAGCAGCGACGACATGGCCGCCGGATTGATCGGCGAGGCGCATCGTATGGGGCTGCGACTGCCGCAGGATCTGGCGGTGACGGGGTTCGACGATACCGCGATCGCGGCGCGACTCTGGCCACCGCTGACGGTGATCCGCCAGCCGGTCGGCGACATGGCGTTTCGCGCGGTCGAGCAGGTGCTGGCCAGCCTGCGGTCGCGGCAAGTGGAGGACCGCGTGGTGGAATTTGAGCTGGTCACCCGGGAGTCCGTGGCGGGGGGGTAG